One stretch of Arachis hypogaea cultivar Tifrunner chromosome 20, arahy.Tifrunner.gnm2.J5K5, whole genome shotgun sequence DNA includes these proteins:
- the LOC112782760 gene encoding probable inactive poly [ADP-ribose] polymerase SRO5: MNLVTSSPLSVDSSSSTDSDWDNGGGSSSSSNGEEDTSCVISDCESSISGADRRRIIGEVRENKNVIGGFVKLEEHEAVYGLIKTRFLKGLGGVGEVVAVHRNPCGSLVAQAKVQSFKVWERAVAKLRGGNANVKYGWFGTLGENDVRDIVANGFGHRHGQTLVFSADHSPLQSVKRCVADKDGVRHLLLCRVILGRSELIIDPCNNKQQCNPSSEDYDSGVDSFSDPKNYIIWSSRINTHVLPAYLISYKLPSFKVSEKSGEQPLQPSSPWMPFPSLISVLSKNLPPNDITIISMLYKDHKDNKISRHELIQKVRRIAGDKLLIAVIKSYKAKRKTCKIFPEVQTLQHDN; this comes from the exons ATGAACCTTGTAACTTCATCACCTCTTAGCGTAGATTCTTCGTCATCCACCGACTCAGATTGGGATAATGGCGGCggaagcagcagcagcagcaatggAGAAGAAGACACATCGTGCGTTATCTCCGATTGCGAAAGCTCAATTTCTGGTGCCGATAGAAGAAGAATTATTGGTGAGGTTAGAGAAAACAAGAATGTCATCGGAGGCTTTGTTAAGCTCGAAGAACATGAGGCGGTTTACGGACTCATAAAGACGAGGTTCCTGAAGGGTCTTGGCGGCGTCGGTGAGGTTGTGGCGGTTCACCGGAACCCGTGTGGGAGCCTGGTGGCGCAGGCGAAGGTGCAGAGCTTTAAAGTGTGGGAAAGAGCGGTGGCGAAGTTGCGTGGTGGGAATGCAAATGTGAAGTATGGTTGGTTTGGAACGCTCGGTGAAAATGACGTGAGGGATATTGTTGCTAACGGTTTTGGGCACCGCCATGGTCAAACACTCGTTTTCTCTGCAGATCATTCTCCTCTACAAAG TGTGAAAAGATGTGTTGCAGATAAAGATGGGGTGAGGCACTTGTTGCTATGCCGAGTTATTCTGGGAAGGAGTGAACTTATTATTGATCCTTGTAATAATAAGCAGCAATGCAATCCTTCTTCTGAAGACTATGATTCTGGAGTCGATAGTTTCTCGGATCCTAAGAATTACATCATTTGGAGTAGCCGAATCAACACTCATGTCTTGCCAGCATATCTTATAAGCTACAAACTTCCCTCTTTCAAAG TTAGTGAGAAGAGTGGAGAGCAGCCATTGCAGCCATCATCACCTTGGATGCCATTCCCATCTCTGATTTCTGTGCTTTCCAAAAATTTGCCACCAAATGATATTACCATCATCTCAATGCTCTACAAAGATCACAAA GATAATAAGATTTCAAGGcatgaattaatacaaaaagTGAGACGTATAGCTGGAGATAAGTTGTTAATTGCGGTAATCAAATCTTACAAAGCCAAG agaaaaacatgcaagatctTTCCAGAAGTCCAAACATTGCAACATGACAACTAG